The genomic region CCAGCCGCGATAGACGGCGAGTTGCCCCTCGAACTGTCCCACCGCCGCCGAAACGAGCGGAATGCGCGCGGCAAGGGCCGCGTCGGCGACGGCGAGGCGCGTGGCGAAGCTGTCGCTGCCGTCGATCACCACGTCGGCGCCGCCAAGCAGTTCGGCGGCATTGCCCTCGCCCAGCCGCGTGGCGCGCTGCTCGATCACGACATGCGGGTTGATCGCCGTGGCGGCTTCGGCGGCGGCGGCGGCCTTCGCCGCGCCGATGTCGGCCGTGCGGAAGATCGTCTGCCGCTGGAGGTTCGACGCCTCCACGCGATCGTCGTCGATCAGGACCAGCCGCCCGACGCCGGCGGCGGCGAGATACTGGATCGCGGGCGAGCCGATCCCGCCCGCGCCGACCATGGCGACAGACGCACGCTTCAGCCGCAATTGCCCCACCCCGCCGATTTCGCGCAGGACGAGGTGCCGGGCGTAGCGCGCCAGCTCATCGGGGCCGAGCGTCACTCCTTCCATGCGAAGGCGACGGTGATGCGATACCAGGCGCCGCCGGCCGCCGGGGCGAGG from Sphingomonas sp. CL5.1 harbors:
- a CDS encoding molybdopterin-synthase adenylyltransferase MoeB, with the translated sequence MTLGPDELARYARHLVLREIGGVGQLRLKRASVAMVGAGGIGSPAIQYLAAAGVGRLVLIDDDRVEASNLQRQTIFRTADIGAAKAAAAAEAATAINPHVVIEQRATRLGEGNAAELLGGADVVIDGSDSFATRLAVADAALAARIPLVSAAVGQFEGQLAVYRGWEAGKPCYRCLVGNAPSRDGGSCADDGVLGPMVGMIGSLAALEAIRSITPFGDDPAGQLLIADMLYFRVRTIRLEKDPACRCRITTA